One part of the Ovis canadensis isolate MfBH-ARS-UI-01 breed Bighorn chromosome 8, ARS-UI_OviCan_v2, whole genome shotgun sequence genome encodes these proteins:
- the C8H6orf118 gene encoding uncharacterized protein C6orf118 homolog isoform X2: MAEDPEPESYLRWKHCETPGVKTLCNLRTLLNQLQKDHRHDVYMYMSGHLNPSKLYRPPETILYHWPNANRPREAKAFGAERLSDKVKKMKDALAHFTINTAVGPSDAENTPLFRYLNPPAQASQASQEDVSPKAGLREAGSPERPKREELRLPDMKVLKYKEVRSSRECVTSPPGRDEFQYVSSHLAAVTKADSYRKFLSFQKQVLAKQDLLMRDFTGSQAARCHEKKLEQELQKICVCDPEEFNRLQVFGEVFEDICKSSLIFGDILKEIKSLLTQVQSLQKGKVKTADVERAREELRALVTAFREALDHNNRLRSELEQERVLLEAARSWAESPEKKVMKEENLTLIEKVEKKRCEVLHKWDEIQALERLIKTGFVHTGILQITESKIKSLETETIKLETANKILVKKIQFVVNYVKQVMWKSKLREGEQQNLWEFIKEFAKLKETDIS, encoded by the exons ATGGCTGAGGACCCAGAGCCTGAAT CTTACCTGAGGTGGAAGCACTGTGAGACGCCAGGTGTTAAGACCCTCTGCAATCTGCGGACGCTTCTGAACCAACTGCAGAAAGACCACAGACATGACGTCTACATGTACATGTCCGGACACCTGAACCCCAGCAAGCTCTACAGGCCCCCGGAGACCATTCTGTATCACTGGCCCAATGCCAACAGGCCCCGGGAGGCAAAAGCCTTTGGAGCGGAAAGGCTATCTGATAAGGTCAAGAAGATGAAAGACGCTTTGGCTCATTTTACCATCAACACAGCGGTGGGCCCGAGTGACGCTGAGAACACACCACTCTTCCGGTATCTGAACCCTCCTGCACAGGCCTCCCAGGCTTCGCAGGAGGACGTGAGTCCTAAGGCAGGGTTGAGAGAGGCGGGTTCTCCTGAACGGCCAAAGCGAGAGGAGCTGAGATTGCCGGACATGAAGGTTCTGAAGTACAAGGAGGTGAGGTCCAGCCGTGAGTGTGTGACATCCCCGCCGGGCAGGGACGAGTTCCAGTATGTCAGCTCGCACTTGGCCGCCGTAACAAAAGCAGACAGCTACAGAAAGTTCTTGAGCTTCCAGAAGCAAGTGCTGGCCAAGCAGGACCTCTTGATGAGGGACTTCACTGGGAGCCAGGCAGCGAGGTGCCATGAGAAGAAGCTGGAGCAG GAGCTCCAGAAAATATGTGTCTGTGACCCTGAAGAGTTCAACAGACTCCAGGTCTTTGGAGAAGTCTTTGAAGATATTTGCAAAAGTTCTTTGATATTTGGTGATATCCTGAAAGAAATTAAG TCTTTGCTGACTCAGGTCCAGAGTCTGCAGAAGGGGAAGGTGAAGACGGCGGATGTCGAGCGGGCCAGGGAGGAGCTGAGAGCGCTCGTGACTGCCTTCAGAGAGGCCCTGGACCACAACAACAG GCTCAGAAGTGAACTGGAGCAGGAGCGTGTACTGCTGGAGGCCGCGAGGAGCTGGGCAG aATCACCTGAGAAAAAGGTCATGAAGGAGGAGAACCTTACTCTTATTGAGAAGGTTGAAAAAAAGAGGTGTGAAGTACTTCATAAATGGGATGAGATTCAAGCTCTTGAAAGACTAATTAAAACAGGCTTTGTTCATACTGGAATACTGCAAATCACTGAAAGTAAGATCAAGAGCTTAGAG ACTGAAACTATAAAGTTGGAAAcagcaaataaaattttagtgaaGAAAATTCAA TTTGTTGTGAACTACGTGAAGCAGGTCATGTGGAAGAGCAAGCTGAGAGAGGGCGAGCAGCA gaacctctgggaatttattaaagaatttgcaaaattgaaagagaccGATATCTCTTAA
- the C8H6orf118 gene encoding uncharacterized protein C6orf118 homolog isoform X1 yields MAEDPEPESYLRWKHCETPGVKTLCNLRTLLNQLQKDHRHDVYMYMSGHLNPSKLYRPPETILYHWPNANRPREAKAFGAERLSDKVKKMKDALAHFTINTAVGPSDAENTPLFRYLNPPAQASQASQEDVSPKAGLREAGSPERPKREELRLPDMKVLKYKEVRSSRECVTSPPGRDEFQYVSSHLAAVTKADSYRKFLSFQKQVLAKQDLLMRDFTGSQAARCHEKKLEQELQKICVCDPEEFNRLQVFGEVFEDICKSSLIFGDILKEIKEEYELYILLLLKNHPTDQYKSLLTQVQSLQKGKVKTADVERAREELRALVTAFREALDHNNRLRSELEQERVLLEAARSWAESPEKKVMKEENLTLIEKVEKKRCEVLHKWDEIQALERLIKTGFVHTGILQITESKIKSLETETIKLETANKILVKKIQFVVNYVKQVMWKSKLREGEQQNLWEFIKEFAKLKETDIS; encoded by the exons ATGGCTGAGGACCCAGAGCCTGAAT CTTACCTGAGGTGGAAGCACTGTGAGACGCCAGGTGTTAAGACCCTCTGCAATCTGCGGACGCTTCTGAACCAACTGCAGAAAGACCACAGACATGACGTCTACATGTACATGTCCGGACACCTGAACCCCAGCAAGCTCTACAGGCCCCCGGAGACCATTCTGTATCACTGGCCCAATGCCAACAGGCCCCGGGAGGCAAAAGCCTTTGGAGCGGAAAGGCTATCTGATAAGGTCAAGAAGATGAAAGACGCTTTGGCTCATTTTACCATCAACACAGCGGTGGGCCCGAGTGACGCTGAGAACACACCACTCTTCCGGTATCTGAACCCTCCTGCACAGGCCTCCCAGGCTTCGCAGGAGGACGTGAGTCCTAAGGCAGGGTTGAGAGAGGCGGGTTCTCCTGAACGGCCAAAGCGAGAGGAGCTGAGATTGCCGGACATGAAGGTTCTGAAGTACAAGGAGGTGAGGTCCAGCCGTGAGTGTGTGACATCCCCGCCGGGCAGGGACGAGTTCCAGTATGTCAGCTCGCACTTGGCCGCCGTAACAAAAGCAGACAGCTACAGAAAGTTCTTGAGCTTCCAGAAGCAAGTGCTGGCCAAGCAGGACCTCTTGATGAGGGACTTCACTGGGAGCCAGGCAGCGAGGTGCCATGAGAAGAAGCTGGAGCAG GAGCTCCAGAAAATATGTGTCTGTGACCCTGAAGAGTTCAACAGACTCCAGGTCTTTGGAGAAGTCTTTGAAGATATTTGCAAAAGTTCTTTGATATTTGGTGATATCCTGAAAGAAATTAAG gaaGAATATGAACTCTACATACTATTACTTCTGAAGAACCATCCCACAGATCAGTATAAG TCTTTGCTGACTCAGGTCCAGAGTCTGCAGAAGGGGAAGGTGAAGACGGCGGATGTCGAGCGGGCCAGGGAGGAGCTGAGAGCGCTCGTGACTGCCTTCAGAGAGGCCCTGGACCACAACAACAG GCTCAGAAGTGAACTGGAGCAGGAGCGTGTACTGCTGGAGGCCGCGAGGAGCTGGGCAG aATCACCTGAGAAAAAGGTCATGAAGGAGGAGAACCTTACTCTTATTGAGAAGGTTGAAAAAAAGAGGTGTGAAGTACTTCATAAATGGGATGAGATTCAAGCTCTTGAAAGACTAATTAAAACAGGCTTTGTTCATACTGGAATACTGCAAATCACTGAAAGTAAGATCAAGAGCTTAGAG ACTGAAACTATAAAGTTGGAAAcagcaaataaaattttagtgaaGAAAATTCAA TTTGTTGTGAACTACGTGAAGCAGGTCATGTGGAAGAGCAAGCTGAGAGAGGGCGAGCAGCA gaacctctgggaatttattaaagaatttgcaaaattgaaagagaccGATATCTCTTAA
- the C8H6orf118 gene encoding uncharacterized protein C6orf118 homolog isoform X3, with translation MAEDPEPESYLRWKHCETPGVKTLCNLRTLLNQLQKDHRHDVYMYMSGHLNPSKLYRPPETILYHWPNANRPREAKAFGAERLSDKVKKMKDALAHFTINTAVGPSDAENTPLFRYLNPPAQASQASQEDVSPKAGLREAGSPERPKREELRLPDMKVLKYKEVRSSRECVTSPPGRDEFQYVSSHLAAVTKADSYRKFLSFQKQVLAKQDLLMRDFTGSQAARCHEKKLEQELQKICVCDPEEFNRLQVFGEVFEDICKSSLIFGDILKEIKEEYELYILLLLKNHPTDQYKSLLTQVQSLQKGKVKTADVERAREELRALVTAFREALDHNNRLRSELEQERVLLEAARSWAESPEKKVMKEENLTLIEKVEKKRCEVLHKWDEIQALERLIKTGFVHTGILQITESKIKSLEQMMRMIKRSS, from the exons ATGGCTGAGGACCCAGAGCCTGAAT CTTACCTGAGGTGGAAGCACTGTGAGACGCCAGGTGTTAAGACCCTCTGCAATCTGCGGACGCTTCTGAACCAACTGCAGAAAGACCACAGACATGACGTCTACATGTACATGTCCGGACACCTGAACCCCAGCAAGCTCTACAGGCCCCCGGAGACCATTCTGTATCACTGGCCCAATGCCAACAGGCCCCGGGAGGCAAAAGCCTTTGGAGCGGAAAGGCTATCTGATAAGGTCAAGAAGATGAAAGACGCTTTGGCTCATTTTACCATCAACACAGCGGTGGGCCCGAGTGACGCTGAGAACACACCACTCTTCCGGTATCTGAACCCTCCTGCACAGGCCTCCCAGGCTTCGCAGGAGGACGTGAGTCCTAAGGCAGGGTTGAGAGAGGCGGGTTCTCCTGAACGGCCAAAGCGAGAGGAGCTGAGATTGCCGGACATGAAGGTTCTGAAGTACAAGGAGGTGAGGTCCAGCCGTGAGTGTGTGACATCCCCGCCGGGCAGGGACGAGTTCCAGTATGTCAGCTCGCACTTGGCCGCCGTAACAAAAGCAGACAGCTACAGAAAGTTCTTGAGCTTCCAGAAGCAAGTGCTGGCCAAGCAGGACCTCTTGATGAGGGACTTCACTGGGAGCCAGGCAGCGAGGTGCCATGAGAAGAAGCTGGAGCAG GAGCTCCAGAAAATATGTGTCTGTGACCCTGAAGAGTTCAACAGACTCCAGGTCTTTGGAGAAGTCTTTGAAGATATTTGCAAAAGTTCTTTGATATTTGGTGATATCCTGAAAGAAATTAAG gaaGAATATGAACTCTACATACTATTACTTCTGAAGAACCATCCCACAGATCAGTATAAG TCTTTGCTGACTCAGGTCCAGAGTCTGCAGAAGGGGAAGGTGAAGACGGCGGATGTCGAGCGGGCCAGGGAGGAGCTGAGAGCGCTCGTGACTGCCTTCAGAGAGGCCCTGGACCACAACAACAG GCTCAGAAGTGAACTGGAGCAGGAGCGTGTACTGCTGGAGGCCGCGAGGAGCTGGGCAG aATCACCTGAGAAAAAGGTCATGAAGGAGGAGAACCTTACTCTTATTGAGAAGGTTGAAAAAAAGAGGTGTGAAGTACTTCATAAATGGGATGAGATTCAAGCTCTTGAAAGACTAATTAAAACAGGCTTTGTTCATACTGGAATACTGCAAATCACTGAAAGTAAGATCAAGAGCTTAGAG CAAATGATGAGAATGATTAAGAGAAGTAGCTAA